A stretch of DNA from Perca fluviatilis chromosome 15, GENO_Pfluv_1.0, whole genome shotgun sequence:
acatcccactccatgtgtacttgtcttgatattatgtcttatttgtatatttgtattttgtatattatgttgatatgtgcctatatgtatattggtgtctctattgtacagtatatgtctATACTACTATTTGTCTAATGAATGTTTACTgctacatgtctatttgttgaatgtatagagagttaacacctaccaaagtcaaattccttgtgtatgtaagtatacttggccaataaaactgattctgattaaGAATCTGGACCACAATGCAAAGGGATGGATTGACGAGCTGCTGGGTTTGTAAGAGCACCACTCGGGACGGGATCCATTGAGGGATCGATTCACCACAGGGGGCTCCATCACGCAGTATAAACAGTACATTTAGTACAGGCTGTATGCCAGAGTGAGCTTAAGCAAAGTGTCCCAAATGACCTTATGTGCTGAACCCAGAGGGGATGCACTAGATAACCAGGTATCCTAAACATGACACAAATGGCTTCTGATATGAACACATTTTACATGGATCCACCAAAGTGtccaataaataaaaacatacaaaaaaaaggtCTCACACATATATTTCCAAGCATGTCAATGGGAAATTCAATTTTGCAATTGCATTTATTATTAGGCCTATTTCTTTGTGACACTGTCACTGTTTTTCCTAACTGCAGGTTTCACAACTTAATGAGGAAGAGAGATGATGAGAGAAGTTTTGTGACTTCAAACAAAGCCAAGGCAAACAAGCAAACCGAAATATACAGATCAAATAAAGaagtgtaaataaataaaataaaaataatctggTGTGTTTTAGAAGACTAAAGTATGACTTACAACCATACCAAGAGCAACCCATGACAGTTAATCCATCTTTTTAGgcacattaaaaaatataggTTTTGAGGGATTGTCATAGATTCATATTTATCCCAATATTTCAGCAAATGTCTGAATATTTCTTAGTTTTACTAAGTAAAAAAGCTTTAAATCAATGGCATCAGTTAATGTTCCCATTCATTAAATGGCTGCTAATTGGCATGACCTACAACAGATCAACAAAATCTGTTTTGTTGTGTAATCTGATTTGATTATGTAAGGAGTCGGTATACTGTAACAATATTTTCCACCAGGTGGCTCTGCGAACTGGAGGCACAGTCTCCACTCTGATGATGACTGCTCTACTTATTATCCTTAAAAAGAGAAAGTAGACTGATTAGATTTCTCAAGATGCATGTTGTATATAAAGTATTAATTTAATTCTTGAACTTGCATTGAATGGCATAAATTAGAGTTGAATTATtaaattgaaaaactgaatgagccctttctgtctaaaaaaCTCAAATTGCTGTCAGTGCAGCAGCTGATCTTTCCATTATCTAATCACTAAACCAGTAAAAACCATTACTCCTCActtattatgaaataaaaatgtcaaatcagCTCAGAACATGTTGCACAGCCTGTATACTATATGAGTGGAACTGTCTCACTTGAGAGGTGAGTGGTCCCTTTGTTTGGATGTAAGCTGCCTGAATAACGCAGCGGCTAATCTCATAGAATATGCAAAGCTGCCATCACCAGAGAGGCTGGATGAAGACACAGAGTGGTTTGAGCTAAGTGGATGGCCACAGTATTACAttcacataggctaataataaaattaaatattacaTAAATAATAAGTTTACAGGACAACTACTTCGATGGGACTGCCGGTGAGTTCATTATAACATGGTTCATTAACAACTGAGAAGGTGTGGACAGATGGAGGACTGTCCATGATTTCGCCCGGGGGGGAAAAACGCCGTGGATCCATTAAGTGGACATTTGAACGCTCAGAAATTGGTCGAAACATCCGTCAAGAGCTTGATAATACCCGAGGAAAAAAAGCGAACATTTCGGACAAGGTTTTTACTGGAGTAAATCTACCTGAGTCACCTGTTGGAGCGGAGCTGCTCTCTATCATCAGTCCAGGTAAGAACTCTGACGGAAAGTCACCACAGGTTTGTATTAGCCTAGACTCTAAAAGGCCTACTAATATAACGTTAAGTAATATAATTGTGTTACCGTATGGTTAGCCTGGAAACCTCGAAATCATAATTTAGCCtgggacttttttttaatgtgccaTTCCAAAAGGCTATATCAAAATGTCAATATTCCAATGCATTTTTGAATAGGCTAgtttaatagtttatttttcataaaaatgtaGGTTGAATTTTGTCAGCATAGGCTACAGGAACACTTAATATATCAGTTTACTTCAAAATCACAAAATGTAGAGATTTTCACTGGACATTGACAATGTCCTTCGATCCGTTTTAGGCTAGAGGTTATTGTAGTAGATTTTTGGACGACCGTACAAAAGGAAAACACTATTACATTGACAGTGGGATTATTATTGGGTATATATTTGAATACTAAACAATCTTAACTAAACTAGGATATGCTGGGTGGGGAATAGCCTATATAGGCTACTCATTATGTCTCCTGTTAAGATGCTAAAATGATGCCCCTGTAAATTATATGGTGTAAAGGCTAAGCTGTGCTTACAACATGATTCCATGTTGTGGACAAttgttgtcatttttggattctTCAGAGTTTCAAATGAATTAATTTCAATGGACAGCAATTTTTAGTACACAGTAAGACGCACACAACTGGCTCGTACAGTATGCGGATGGAACGGTTTATTTACAATGCTGTGATAGTAATAATCTAGggaaacattttgttttcagaTGGAGGCAAAGCCAGTAATTTGTTTTTCCATTCATATTTTAACAACCAGGGATGCAAATAATAAAGTTGCATTTGCATGCAAGTTCAATTatcaggatgtttttttttttttgtagcagcAGCACTTTTCAAAATCTGCAGTGAAGCCATGGGACCGACCAGTGCTCCAAAAGGATGCGATTCCAGTATCAGCTCCATATATTACAACCTGTGTGACCTGACTACAGtgtggggggtggtggtggaggcCTTTGCTGCTGCTGGTTTGGTGACTTCCTTTGTTCTGTTGGTCATCCTCATGGCCAGCTTACCATTTGTGacagacaagaagagaaagagtATGGTGGTCCTGCAGGCCGGATTTCTGGTGTTTACTCTGGGACTCTTTGGGCTCACTTTTGCCTTCATTGTGGGTCGGTACTCCACCAGCTGTGCTGCACGGAGGTTCCTCTTTGGAGTACTGTTCTCAGGCTGTCTAGCCTGCCTGGTCATGCATGGGTTGTGGCTTGCCCTGCTGAAGCGGAGAGGCCGGGGGCCCAGGAGCTGGATGTTATCCCTGGGAGCCCTGGGTCTGTGGATGGTCGAGGTGATCATCAACACTGAGTGGCTTATCATCACTGTGGTCAGAAGCCCACCTGGAGGTGTAATCATCCCTGACATGTTCTGCAGCATTGCTAACCAGGACTTTGTGATGGCTCTGATCTATGTGATGGTTCTGCTACTAGCTGTGGTGCTGATGGCTGGGCCCTCACTGACACACAAGCACAAGCACTGGCGCCGAGATGGAGCCTTCATCCTGGTCACAGGGCTCTTCACCATGGCCATCTGGGTAGCTTGGACTGTCATGTACATCTATGGGAACAGAGTGGCAGGAAATCCCAGCTGGGACGATCCTACTCTGGCTGTAGCCGTGGTGTCAAATGCCTGGgtgttcctcttcctctacaCCATCCCAGAAATCTGCGTACTAACCCAGGAGGACCCAGACCAGGAGCAGCAATTTGATGAACCCGTTTATCCTGCCAGGAATCTGGTTTATGACAATATCCTTAAGGAGCCGGAGCCACTCCACCAGAACGTATACATGGAAAATAAAGCCTTCACTATGGACGAGCCTCCAACAGGTACATGACACATTATGGTCAAACATCAATCTTACAAGGACAATGTCTCATTGCACAATGCACATGGGCATCGGATAAAACTAAAGATGTgccattcaaaaaaaaaaatacattttaggaCAAAAGTCTAATCTACTTACAGAAGATTATATCCTTGGTCAATATTATGAGGCAGTCACCACActacaaagtctttaaacaacatcatttatttactttgctgGGAATTCACATTGTCATACTATTAAAACTACTCCTGATACGTCACCAGTACATACTGAGCAATGTGGAGTATTAGTACCATGTTTGCAGTGAATGATCCTATTGACTAAAAGAAactaaggagaaaaaaatagtCACAGCAAAATGTTTGGTTGTCAGGTTGGTAAAATATAAAAGGAAATTGTCTGACACTATCACATATTTAAAATAGAATATACTGCAGGGTGCATTTAAAGTTATACAAAATCCAACTTGAGCAAGGCGTCAAATTTATCCTGATATCCTAGATGCAGCAAATACTGATTCACTTAACTGGCCAGTTCGACTAAATGTGTGTCGCTACAGAGACTGTAGTGTTTAAACAATGGCAGATGTCTTAAAAGTGTGTTTCTGTTATTCATACCCGTTTCAATGCGGAACTTGTGTTAagtctaaaactataaagtAATGGACTGGACAACCATCGCAACAAGCTCTTTTCAACCATCCTCCACCTTTTGTTTACCAGTACCTTCAAAGCCAGTGTCTCCATATGGTGCTTATAATGGTCAGCTACGAAGTTGTGTGTACCAGCCCACTGAAATAGCCCTGATTGCAAAGGGTATGACTAAGGTGAGTGAGTATACAATATTTTATACCACAGACTGCTTCTTCTTCGGTCACATCTGCTAAAAGTAATCACTTCTGTGTATCTACAGATGGACCAAGATGCGATGATGCCTCGAGCCAGAGCCCCCTCTCTAAATCCAGGAAGTGGCAGCTCCCAGCCTCGTTCCGCCGAGTCCTCACTGTTTTAAGGACTGTAAAGCGCAAGAAGCTTGAGTCGAGGGCGTCACTTACACAATCAGTTGTTTACAGCTATGAAATCTCCACCAGAGGTTTGTTCTCCCATCAGAGTTCCTTGtatcaaatgttttttgtcCTTGGCAAGAATCTTAAAACATGAACACTGTGGTGGTCAATCTGCAGCAATTACACTTTTTGTGACCTagcttctctcacacacacacacacacacacacacacacacacacacacacacacacacacacacacacacaaaaaaaaaaaaaaaaaaaaaacacacacacacacacttctaaaTCTTATTTTGTACTTTATTTCCTCAGTTTGTGCAATGCTTGTCTGTTCTGCGTGCATAAGGGGAGTCAtaaatcaaagatgaaaaaCTAA
This window harbors:
- the LOC120574573 gene encoding G-protein coupled receptor family C group 5 member C-like isoform X1, whose amino-acid sequence is MISPGGEKRRGSIKWTFERSEIGRNIRQELDNTRGKKANISDKVFTGVNLPESPVGAELLSIISPAAALFKICSEAMGPTSAPKGCDSSISSIYYNLCDLTTVWGVVVEAFAAAGLVTSFVLLVILMASLPFVTDKKRKSMVVLQAGFLVFTLGLFGLTFAFIVGRYSTSCAARRFLFGVLFSGCLACLVMHGLWLALLKRRGRGPRSWMLSLGALGLWMVEVIINTEWLIITVVRSPPGGVIIPDMFCSIANQDFVMALIYVMVLLLAVVLMAGPSLTHKHKHWRRDGAFILVTGLFTMAIWVAWTVMYIYGNRVAGNPSWDDPTLAVAVVSNAWVFLFLYTIPEICVLTQEDPDQEQQFDEPVYPARNLVYDNILKEPEPLHQNVYMENKAFTMDEPPTVPSKPVSPYGAYNGQLRSCVYQPTEIALIAKGMTKMDQDAMMPRARAPSLNPGSGSSQPRSAESSLF
- the LOC120574573 gene encoding G-protein coupled receptor family C group 5 member C-like isoform X2 gives rise to the protein MISPGGEKRRGSIKWTFERSEIGRNIRQELDNTRGKKANISDKVFTGVNLPESPVGAELLSIISPAALFKICSEAMGPTSAPKGCDSSISSIYYNLCDLTTVWGVVVEAFAAAGLVTSFVLLVILMASLPFVTDKKRKSMVVLQAGFLVFTLGLFGLTFAFIVGRYSTSCAARRFLFGVLFSGCLACLVMHGLWLALLKRRGRGPRSWMLSLGALGLWMVEVIINTEWLIITVVRSPPGGVIIPDMFCSIANQDFVMALIYVMVLLLAVVLMAGPSLTHKHKHWRRDGAFILVTGLFTMAIWVAWTVMYIYGNRVAGNPSWDDPTLAVAVVSNAWVFLFLYTIPEICVLTQEDPDQEQQFDEPVYPARNLVYDNILKEPEPLHQNVYMENKAFTMDEPPTVPSKPVSPYGAYNGQLRSCVYQPTEIALIAKGMTKMDQDAMMPRARAPSLNPGSGSSQPRSAESSLF
- the LOC120574573 gene encoding G-protein coupled receptor family C group 5 member C-like isoform X3, translated to MISPGGEKRRGSIKWTFERSEIGRNIRQELDNTRGKKANISDKVFTGVNLPESPVGAELLSIISPALFKICSEAMGPTSAPKGCDSSISSIYYNLCDLTTVWGVVVEAFAAAGLVTSFVLLVILMASLPFVTDKKRKSMVVLQAGFLVFTLGLFGLTFAFIVGRYSTSCAARRFLFGVLFSGCLACLVMHGLWLALLKRRGRGPRSWMLSLGALGLWMVEVIINTEWLIITVVRSPPGGVIIPDMFCSIANQDFVMALIYVMVLLLAVVLMAGPSLTHKHKHWRRDGAFILVTGLFTMAIWVAWTVMYIYGNRVAGNPSWDDPTLAVAVVSNAWVFLFLYTIPEICVLTQEDPDQEQQFDEPVYPARNLVYDNILKEPEPLHQNVYMENKAFTMDEPPTVPSKPVSPYGAYNGQLRSCVYQPTEIALIAKGMTKMDQDAMMPRARAPSLNPGSGSSQPRSAESSLF